One segment of Radiobacillus kanasensis DNA contains the following:
- a CDS encoding sporulation histidine kinase inhibitor Sda: MLNISDKQLINSYYSALELDLEDDFIRLLEDEIVRRKLTIKIKDKVVC; this comes from the coding sequence GTGTTAAACATTTCAGACAAACAATTAATCAATTCTTACTATAGTGCATTGGAATTAGATCTGGAGGATGACTTCATTCGTTTGCTTGAGGACGAAATTGTAAGACGTAAGTTAACGATTAAAATAAAGGACAAAGTGGTGTGCTAA
- a CDS encoding DUF4982 domain-containing protein — translation MNKKVLFNDGWEFVKSVLEAANTKGLIFEQVDLPHDWLIYNTLNLYENSIGWYRKTFSLKEADDQILLCFDGVYMDSSLYVNQQYMGEWKNGYSSFEHDITEAVVEGENEILVKVIHQAPNSRWYSGAGIYRNVWLKTRSQNHIVTDGIYVCIKENDKRWQVEVDTELNIDTNALLIHTILYKGQEIATTSEPLQPDKDNGVVGNSQVLLVDNPLLWSVEEPNLYELKTELQIGHDQRLIESVSQRIGFRTIRLDPNEGLHLNGEKMKLNGVCEHHDLGALGAAFNENALKRRFEILKDMGVNAIRTAHNMPAKEWMHLADEMGFLVVTEAFDMWERSKTPYDYARFFKEWALIDVKSWVMRDRNHPSLLLWSIGNEIYDTHADKRGQELTKMLMEEVQKYDPKENARITIGSNFMPWQNAQKCADIVKVAGYNYAEKYYQKHHEEHPDWVIYGSETASVVQSRGIYHFPFEKSILADDDEQCSALGNSSTSWGAKSAEACIIAERDTPFSLGQFLWTGFDYIGEPTPYHTKNAYLGQVDTATFKKDSYYIYQAAWTDYKEKPMVHLFPYWDFNVGQIIDIRVCSNAPKIELQLNGEKIGNQDINHEHGTDLVGWWKVPYQPGELKAVAYDEDGNVIATDVRKSFGDAKKVCLSADREQIKANGTDLLFIEITTEDENGNRVENATIRVHVEVTGAGRLLGLDNGDSTDYDLYKGKSRRLFSGKLMAIVGAALEPGPIKIEVRSNGLERELLELDSVPADSPVGISAASKNEDMPIVMGTDQEIPVRKVEIVTSSGQLLNPERKEIMVHAKLHPEATPYQDVEWSVVLDGGIESNISKIEANGQEAKVTALGDGDFRVRCTSKNGTNKIKIISELEFRTEGLGTAYKDPYGFISAGLYDYCKGEITNGNERGVATSRDGETQVGFHDIDFGDYGSDTITVPIFALSSEEYPIQIWEGMPNEEGSELIADVIYQKPSEWNVYQEETYRLSKRLKGITSICFVVNKKVHIKGFLFEKKSRAFEQNMATESDYIYGDTFTINENSVDGIGNNVSLEFNGLDFTRDDTSKLVIKGRSPIDKNTIHVKFTSEEGEHTQIVEFNYSDEAEERVFDLAKVTGMQKVTFVFLPGSNFDFHWFRFEQ, via the coding sequence ATGAATAAGAAGGTACTTTTTAACGATGGATGGGAATTCGTAAAGAGTGTTTTAGAAGCGGCAAATACGAAGGGTCTCATCTTTGAACAGGTCGATCTACCTCATGATTGGTTGATTTATAATACGCTGAATCTTTATGAAAATAGTATTGGTTGGTATCGCAAAACATTCTCCCTAAAGGAAGCAGACGATCAAATTCTACTCTGTTTTGATGGGGTTTATATGGATTCTTCCTTGTACGTGAATCAGCAATATATGGGGGAATGGAAAAACGGTTATTCCTCATTTGAACATGACATTACCGAAGCAGTAGTAGAGGGTGAAAATGAAATCCTTGTTAAAGTGATTCATCAGGCTCCAAACAGCAGGTGGTATTCAGGGGCAGGAATCTACCGTAATGTCTGGCTTAAAACGCGAAGTCAAAACCATATTGTAACGGATGGAATCTATGTTTGTATAAAAGAGAATGACAAGCGGTGGCAGGTGGAAGTTGACACAGAGCTGAACATCGACACGAATGCTCTGTTAATCCATACCATTTTGTATAAAGGGCAAGAGATAGCAACTACTTCTGAACCGTTACAACCTGATAAGGACAACGGTGTAGTAGGTAATTCGCAGGTGCTCCTTGTTGATAACCCTTTATTATGGAGTGTGGAAGAACCAAACCTTTATGAATTGAAAACGGAATTGCAAATTGGTCACGACCAAAGGTTAATAGAATCGGTGTCCCAGCGTATTGGATTTCGGACGATTCGGCTTGATCCGAATGAAGGCTTACACTTAAACGGAGAAAAAATGAAATTAAATGGCGTTTGTGAACACCATGATTTAGGAGCATTAGGAGCAGCGTTTAACGAAAATGCATTAAAAAGAAGGTTTGAGATTTTAAAAGACATGGGCGTGAATGCGATCCGAACAGCCCATAACATGCCGGCAAAAGAATGGATGCACTTAGCGGATGAGATGGGGTTTCTAGTTGTTACCGAGGCTTTTGATATGTGGGAAAGGTCGAAAACACCCTATGATTACGCTCGGTTCTTTAAAGAATGGGCTCTTATTGATGTGAAAAGCTGGGTCATGCGCGACAGAAATCATCCGAGCCTGCTTTTATGGAGCATCGGAAACGAAATTTATGACACCCATGCGGATAAGCGTGGGCAAGAATTAACCAAAATGCTCATGGAAGAAGTTCAAAAATACGACCCGAAAGAAAATGCTCGAATTACGATAGGCTCTAATTTCATGCCTTGGCAAAATGCACAAAAGTGTGCCGACATCGTGAAAGTCGCTGGTTATAATTATGCGGAAAAGTATTATCAAAAGCATCACGAGGAGCATCCTGACTGGGTTATTTATGGGAGTGAAACAGCTTCGGTAGTGCAAAGTCGAGGAATTTACCATTTTCCGTTTGAAAAATCGATTTTAGCTGATGATGATGAACAATGCTCTGCACTAGGTAACAGCTCAACAAGCTGGGGAGCAAAGTCAGCTGAGGCTTGTATTATTGCAGAAAGAGATACTCCATTTTCTTTAGGGCAATTCTTATGGACGGGATTTGACTATATTGGCGAGCCTACTCCGTATCATACGAAAAATGCTTATTTGGGACAAGTAGATACAGCTACGTTTAAGAAGGATTCTTATTACATATACCAAGCAGCCTGGACAGATTACAAGGAAAAACCAATGGTGCACCTCTTCCCGTATTGGGATTTTAACGTGGGACAAATCATTGATATTCGTGTATGTTCCAATGCGCCAAAAATAGAGCTACAGCTAAATGGGGAAAAGATAGGGAATCAAGATATTAACCATGAACATGGGACAGATTTAGTCGGATGGTGGAAGGTTCCTTATCAACCAGGTGAGTTAAAAGCAGTTGCTTATGATGAGGATGGGAACGTCATTGCTACCGATGTGAGAAAGTCATTTGGTGATGCGAAGAAGGTATGCTTGAGTGCCGATCGCGAGCAAATCAAAGCAAATGGAACGGATCTCCTCTTTATTGAGATTACGACAGAAGATGAAAATGGAAATCGAGTAGAAAACGCAACAATTCGTGTTCATGTGGAGGTAACGGGTGCTGGACGCTTGCTTGGCTTAGATAATGGGGACAGCACCGATTACGATCTATATAAAGGGAAGAGCAGACGGTTATTTAGTGGGAAATTAATGGCCATCGTTGGTGCAGCGTTAGAGCCTGGTCCGATCAAGATTGAGGTTCGTTCGAACGGTTTAGAAAGGGAGTTGTTGGAATTGGATTCAGTTCCTGCTGATTCACCAGTGGGGATTTCAGCAGCCTCGAAAAATGAAGATATGCCTATTGTCATGGGAACTGATCAGGAAATTCCAGTCCGAAAAGTAGAGATTGTGACTAGTTCTGGACAATTGTTGAATCCGGAAAGGAAAGAAATAATGGTTCATGCTAAGTTGCATCCTGAAGCTACTCCCTATCAGGATGTGGAATGGAGCGTCGTACTTGACGGAGGAATTGAATCTAATATCTCAAAGATAGAAGCGAACGGACAAGAAGCTAAGGTGACAGCATTAGGAGACGGAGATTTCCGCGTCCGTTGTACGAGCAAAAATGGAACGAATAAGATTAAGATTATTTCAGAATTAGAGTTCAGGACTGAAGGGTTAGGAACAGCTTACAAAGATCCGTACGGTTTTATCTCAGCTGGACTCTATGATTATTGCAAAGGCGAGATAACTAACGGGAACGAGCGCGGTGTTGCAACAAGTCGAGATGGTGAAACGCAAGTAGGCTTCCATGATATTGACTTTGGTGATTATGGTTCGGATACGATTACTGTCCCCATTTTTGCTTTATCAAGCGAGGAATATCCAATCCAAATATGGGAAGGGATGCCTAACGAAGAAGGCAGCGAATTAATTGCTGATGTTATTTATCAAAAACCGTCCGAGTGGAATGTGTACCAAGAAGAAACCTACCGCTTGTCAAAACGGCTGAAAGGAATTACATCGATTTGTTTTGTTGTAAATAAAAAGGTGCATATAAAAGGATTCTTGTTTGAGAAGAAAAGCCGTGCGTTTGAGCAAAACATGGCTACCGAAAGTGACTATATTTATGGCGACACCTTTACGATAAACGAAAATAGTGTCGATGGAATTGGGAATAACGTTTCGTTAGAGTTCAACGGCTTGGACTTTACAAGGGATGATACTAGCAAATTAGTTATAAAAGGCAGGTCTCCCATCGATAAAAACACAATCCATGTGAAATTTACTAGTGAGGAGGGCGAGCATACGCAAATTGTAGAATTTAACTATTCGGATGAAGCGGAAGAACGCGTATTTGACTTGGCAAAAGTAACGGGTATGCAAAAAGTTACTTTCGTGTTCTTGCCTGGAAGTAACTTTGACTTTCATTGGTTCCGATTTGAGCAGTAG
- the kduD gene encoding 2-dehydro-3-deoxy-D-gluconate 5-dehydrogenase KduD: protein MFDLNYFSLEGKTALVTGARTGIGQAISVGLASLGAKVLLLGHQNNLSETKKKIEEVGGDYDSVIVDLSDTAAIRSHIRPILENYDIDILINNAGVIHRQPAAEFDEEAWMRVIDVNLNAVFILSQEIGKQMIQRGTGKVINIASLLSFQGGVFVPAYAASKHAVSGLTKSLANEWAGKGIQVNAIAPGYIETNNTEAIRSDKVRNESILARIPTGRWGKPADLIGAAAFLASPASDYVNGHTLIVDGGWMGR, encoded by the coding sequence TTGTTTGATTTGAACTATTTTTCCCTAGAGGGGAAGACCGCATTAGTTACTGGTGCAAGGACAGGAATTGGTCAAGCAATTTCCGTAGGGCTGGCTTCACTTGGTGCGAAGGTTCTATTATTAGGTCACCAGAATAATTTATCAGAAACGAAAAAAAAGATTGAAGAAGTTGGAGGAGATTATGATTCTGTCATTGTCGATTTAAGCGATACTGCAGCCATACGTTCTCACATTAGGCCAATTCTAGAAAACTACGATATTGATATTCTTATTAATAATGCCGGAGTCATTCATCGTCAACCAGCTGCTGAGTTCGATGAGGAGGCGTGGATGAGGGTGATAGATGTGAACTTAAATGCCGTATTTATTTTATCACAAGAAATTGGAAAGCAAATGATTCAAAGGGGAACAGGAAAAGTGATCAACATTGCCTCCTTATTATCCTTTCAAGGCGGTGTTTTTGTACCTGCATATGCGGCGAGTAAGCATGCGGTCTCTGGACTGACAAAATCACTAGCAAATGAATGGGCAGGAAAAGGAATCCAAGTAAACGCGATTGCACCTGGGTATATTGAAACGAATAATACGGAGGCAATACGAAGTGACAAAGTGAGGAATGAATCCATCTTAGCTAGAATTCCAACCGGTAGATGGGGAAAACCGGCTGACTTAATTGGTGCTGCTGCTTTTCTTGCCTCTCCGGCATCAGACTACGTAAATGGTCATACTTTAATAGTGGATGGTGGTTGGATGGGTAGGTAG
- a CDS encoding glycosyl hydrolase family 8, which yields MKTESAFHSKQYRNLLKEYGYDETEINKRLEESWELLFSDKHPETQIYFEVGTNEAYMLDTGNLDVRTEGMSYGMMMAVQLDKKDVFDRLWKWTKKNMYMEEGVNAGYFAWSCNTDGSKRSYGPAPDGEEYFALALFFASHRWGDREAPFNYGEQARKLLHTCLHKGENGKGSPMWNLDNKLIKFVPGVEFSDPSYHLPHFYELFALWSVPEDRPFWKEAAKTSRNYLKIACHPETGLAPEYAYYDGTPNDENGYGHFFSDSYRVACNIGLDYEWFKDEKCPTDIAEKIQGFFVDKDPSNYRRYTVEGEPFEEKSLHPVGLIASNAMASLATSGENAKKCVDLFWNTPVRTGDRRYYDNCLYFFALLALSGNFKIWMPH from the coding sequence ATGAAAACAGAATCAGCTTTCCACAGTAAACAATACAGAAATCTACTTAAAGAATACGGTTATGACGAAACAGAAATCAACAAACGCTTGGAAGAATCATGGGAGCTTTTGTTTTCGGATAAACACCCCGAAACACAAATCTATTTTGAGGTAGGAACGAATGAAGCGTATATGCTTGATACAGGTAACTTAGATGTTCGAACAGAGGGTATGTCCTATGGGATGATGATGGCTGTTCAACTCGATAAGAAGGATGTGTTTGATCGTCTATGGAAATGGACAAAAAAGAACATGTATATGGAAGAAGGCGTGAATGCTGGTTATTTTGCATGGTCGTGTAATACGGATGGGTCCAAACGCTCGTACGGACCAGCACCGGATGGCGAAGAATATTTCGCATTAGCCCTATTCTTTGCATCCCATCGCTGGGGAGATAGAGAAGCGCCGTTCAATTATGGAGAACAAGCCAGAAAGTTGTTGCATACCTGTCTTCACAAAGGAGAAAACGGTAAAGGGAGTCCGATGTGGAATCTAGACAACAAACTTATAAAATTCGTACCGGGAGTCGAGTTTTCAGATCCTTCCTACCACTTGCCACATTTTTACGAACTTTTTGCCCTCTGGTCAGTCCCTGAGGATAGACCGTTTTGGAAGGAAGCTGCAAAGACAAGTAGAAACTACCTGAAAATTGCTTGTCACCCAGAAACAGGCTTAGCGCCAGAGTATGCTTATTATGATGGTACACCTAATGATGAAAATGGATATGGTCACTTTTTTAGTGACTCCTACCGAGTGGCTTGTAATATTGGACTTGATTATGAGTGGTTCAAAGATGAGAAGTGCCCCACGGATATAGCCGAAAAAATTCAAGGATTTTTCGTTGACAAAGATCCAAGTAACTATCGACGCTATACGGTAGAAGGGGAGCCTTTTGAAGAAAAGTCCCTTCATCCGGTTGGTTTAATTGCATCGAATGCCATGGCTTCTCTTGCTACTTCTGGTGAAAACGCAAAGAAATGCGTTGATTTATTTTGGAATACACCAGTACGCACTGGGGATAGACGTTATTATGATAACTGTTTATACTTTTTTGCTTTACTCGCTTTGAGCGGTAACTTCAAAATCTGGATGCCACATTGA
- a CDS encoding Nif3-like dinuclear metal center hexameric protein, translating into MAITIGDVMDQLIKPVGVLENTVDTLKFGSPSAEVSGIAVAFMPTYDVIKETIGLGANLLITHEGIFFSHGDKSESGAIYDEKHKLIEDSGLAIFRCHDYIHKYQPDGITQGLILSLGWESFVEKNLPVASVMKIPEMTVKEIAEHVKRKLELNYVRVVGNISTRVTRIGIFAGFRGGGDHVIPLMEEENLDLVIYGEGPEWETPEFVRDSVSVGQEKAVIVLGHAESEEPGMKHFAKELERLFPVTPVHFIPVKPNFKVL; encoded by the coding sequence TTGGCAATTACTATTGGAGACGTTATGGATCAACTCATAAAACCAGTAGGTGTCTTAGAGAATACTGTGGATACATTGAAATTTGGTTCACCTAGCGCGGAGGTTTCCGGAATAGCTGTAGCCTTTATGCCTACTTATGATGTGATAAAAGAAACTATCGGACTTGGGGCCAATCTGTTAATTACCCATGAAGGAATTTTCTTTAGTCATGGGGATAAGAGTGAATCTGGTGCGATATATGATGAGAAACACAAACTGATAGAAGATTCAGGATTAGCTATTTTTCGTTGTCATGATTATATCCACAAGTATCAACCAGATGGCATTACGCAAGGGCTTATCTTATCACTTGGATGGGAGTCCTTTGTTGAAAAGAATTTACCAGTAGCAAGCGTCATGAAAATACCGGAAATGACGGTGAAGGAAATAGCTGAGCATGTGAAACGGAAATTAGAATTGAACTATGTTCGTGTTGTCGGGAATATTTCCACACGAGTGACTCGAATAGGCATATTCGCTGGGTTTAGGGGAGGTGGAGATCATGTCATTCCACTTATGGAGGAAGAAAATTTAGATCTAGTTATTTATGGGGAAGGTCCTGAATGGGAAACACCAGAATTTGTGCGTGACTCTGTTTCTGTTGGGCAGGAAAAGGCAGTAATCGTTCTTGGTCATGCGGAAAGTGAAGAACCAGGCATGAAGCATTTTGCTAAAGAATTGGAACGGTTATTCCCTGTAACTCCAGTGCATTTTATTCCGGTAAAACCCAATTTTAAAGTCTTATAA
- a CDS encoding M24 family metallopeptidase yields MVKSNRIITSIRDLLHKRKVDGVIFHKQANISWLIGGRSHINIAMESSVMSVIVTVNETVVVTSNIEKNRLLEEEIQIQVDRVETFPWFDPLKKEELIRKCTSGFLVKDEAELEEELKQLRTIHSANDKLSLEKLAQDTASAIEQTMFEIKKGDSEYDISAKLASNCLEREVESIVNLVAVDERALKWRHPLPTSKRIDNYVLVGLCGRRNGRIVSVSRLMHFGPVSQELQDRHKAVVTVDATLIHHTYPGKSYHELFNVMMDAYENVGYPDEWKHHHQGGLTGYATREQLLLKDDLSHVVEQGQIYAWNPSIAGVKSEDTILARPDGAEIISSTGQYPTVEVQIGNRTMKRPDILVRSWKG; encoded by the coding sequence TTGGTTAAATCTAATCGCATAATAACTAGCATTCGAGACCTGCTTCATAAAAGAAAGGTAGATGGTGTGATTTTCCACAAGCAAGCTAATATTTCCTGGCTTATTGGTGGGAGAAGTCATATCAATATAGCGATGGAAAGCTCGGTTATGTCGGTTATCGTGACGGTGAACGAAACAGTTGTGGTAACGAGTAATATTGAAAAAAATCGTCTATTAGAGGAAGAAATTCAGATTCAGGTGGACCGAGTAGAGACGTTTCCGTGGTTTGATCCATTAAAAAAAGAAGAATTGATTAGAAAATGTACCTCTGGATTCCTAGTGAAGGATGAGGCTGAGTTGGAAGAGGAACTCAAACAGCTACGAACGATTCATTCCGCCAATGACAAGCTATCTTTAGAAAAATTGGCACAAGATACAGCTTCTGCCATTGAACAGACGATGTTTGAGATTAAAAAAGGTGATTCAGAGTATGATATCTCTGCAAAGCTTGCTTCCAACTGTTTAGAAAGGGAAGTGGAATCTATAGTGAATTTGGTTGCGGTAGATGAACGGGCCTTAAAATGGAGGCACCCTCTCCCTACATCCAAACGGATAGATAACTATGTGTTGGTCGGCCTTTGTGGGAGACGGAACGGTAGAATTGTGTCGGTATCTCGGTTGATGCATTTCGGGCCGGTTTCACAAGAACTTCAAGATCGTCACAAAGCAGTTGTTACAGTTGATGCTACACTTATCCATCATACGTACCCAGGCAAAAGCTATCACGAATTATTTAACGTGATGATGGATGCCTATGAAAACGTAGGGTATCCCGATGAATGGAAGCACCATCACCAAGGGGGATTAACGGGCTACGCAACACGGGAGCAGCTTTTATTGAAAGATGACCTTTCACATGTTGTGGAACAAGGTCAAATTTATGCGTGGAATCCTAGTATCGCTGGGGTTAAGTCCGAGGATACGATATTGGCTCGTCCCGATGGGGCGGAAATCATCAGTTCGACCGGTCAATATCCAACTGTGGAAGTACAGATTGGAAACCGCACGATGAAGAGGCCAGATATTTTAGTTAGGTCTTGGAAAGGATAA
- the uxaC gene encoding glucuronate isomerase produces MKSFLNEDFLLETETSKRIYHNYAKGMPIFDYHCHLTAKEIAEDRRFSSIADAWLGEDHYKWRVLRANGVAEEYVTGTKSEKEKFLKWAETVPELIGNPLYHWTHLELKRCFGIEEELAPETAEQIWEKSMKRISQANFSARGILKQFDVRALCTTDDPVDSLEYHKQLKEDDTFDVKVLPTFRPDGALNVYVGDFPEWVQKLEKASGISIETFSDFLEALSDRVEYFHEVGCRLSDHGLDASFFQLANHETCDGIFKKAIHQDVMTNEEVAAFKTAVLLHLGKLYAEKGWAMQFHIGGLRGTNTRMVESIGPNTGYDSMADFTYAEDLSKLLNELDTSNHLPKTVLYNLNPRDNYMLATLAGNFQNGDVPGKMQFGTAWWFNDHRDGMEDQIKTLANVGVLSRFVGMLTDSRSLLSYTRHEYFRRILCNIIGKWVENGEYPANIERLGRMVQDISFHNIVNYMEIDL; encoded by the coding sequence ATGAAGTCATTTTTAAATGAAGATTTTTTATTAGAAACGGAAACGTCAAAAAGAATCTATCACAATTATGCCAAGGGTATGCCAATCTTTGATTATCATTGTCATTTAACTGCTAAAGAAATTGCAGAGGACAGACGGTTTTCTTCTATTGCGGATGCCTGGCTAGGAGAGGATCATTATAAGTGGCGTGTGTTAAGAGCGAATGGTGTGGCGGAGGAATATGTGACTGGTACCAAAAGTGAAAAAGAGAAATTTTTAAAGTGGGCGGAAACGGTACCGGAGCTAATCGGTAATCCCCTTTATCATTGGACACACTTAGAGCTAAAACGCTGTTTCGGAATTGAAGAAGAATTGGCACCAGAAACAGCCGAGCAAATCTGGGAAAAGAGCATGAAGCGAATCAGCCAAGCAAATTTTTCTGCACGAGGGATACTGAAACAATTTGATGTCCGAGCATTATGCACCACCGATGACCCTGTAGATTCATTAGAATATCATAAGCAATTAAAGGAAGATGATACCTTTGATGTGAAGGTTTTGCCAACTTTTCGCCCGGATGGTGCCCTAAACGTTTATGTAGGTGATTTTCCTGAATGGGTTCAGAAATTAGAGAAGGCAAGTGGTATATCTATTGAAACCTTTTCAGACTTTTTGGAAGCGCTGTCCGATCGTGTCGAATACTTTCATGAGGTTGGCTGTCGGCTTTCTGACCACGGGCTTGATGCTTCCTTTTTCCAGCTTGCGAATCATGAAACATGTGATGGTATTTTCAAGAAAGCGATTCATCAAGACGTAATGACAAATGAAGAGGTGGCTGCATTTAAGACAGCTGTACTCCTTCACCTTGGTAAGCTCTATGCCGAAAAGGGCTGGGCGATGCAATTCCATATTGGTGGATTACGAGGGACAAATACGAGAATGGTAGAATCGATTGGACCAAATACTGGCTATGATTCTATGGCAGACTTTACCTATGCAGAAGATCTTTCTAAGCTACTTAATGAACTAGATACATCCAATCATCTTCCCAAAACGGTGCTCTATAATCTAAATCCGCGTGATAACTACATGCTCGCAACCCTTGCTGGTAACTTTCAAAATGGGGACGTGCCGGGGAAGATGCAGTTTGGTACAGCTTGGTGGTTTAACGACCATCGGGATGGGATGGAGGACCAAATTAAAACACTTGCAAACGTTGGCGTATTGTCTAGGTTTGTAGGCATGTTAACCGATTCTCGTAGCCTGCTTTCTTATACGAGACATGAATATTTTAGAAGAATACTTTGTAACATCATTGGAAAATGGGTGGAAAACGGAGAATACCCAGCTAACATAGAAAGGCTTGGACGAATGGTCCAGGACATTTCGTTTCATAACATTGTGAACTATATGGAGATAGATTTGTAA
- the iolB gene encoding 5-deoxy-glucuronate isomerase, whose amino-acid sequence MERYVKAKKGNGYQEIFDDAYEKLEYLAFAKLSLDIGETYYSDTNDYEHVLVILTGKASIATGNKNWENLGGRETVFEDKATAVYVPCQSNYTVKADTKVVIAVCKAKAVEKHEPFVVMPEDVVVHKRGEKQWNRTVYDVVTDNADGKVHRIVLGETINKPGQWSGYPPHKHDGEFYPEEPNLEEIYHYQVNPQQGFGVQHHYTKDGNIDVAYPIRHGDSFAIDIGYHPVGSAGGYEVYYLWFMAGETGRKLYPYEDPDHKWLHDK is encoded by the coding sequence ATGGAGAGATATGTAAAGGCGAAAAAGGGAAATGGTTATCAAGAAATTTTTGATGATGCTTACGAAAAGTTAGAGTATCTTGCATTTGCGAAGCTTTCCCTTGATATAGGAGAGACGTATTATTCAGATACTAACGATTACGAGCATGTTCTGGTGATCTTAACAGGGAAGGCATCTATCGCGACAGGGAATAAGAACTGGGAAAATCTTGGTGGAAGGGAAACGGTTTTTGAGGATAAGGCAACGGCTGTTTATGTTCCATGTCAATCTAACTACACGGTAAAGGCAGATACAAAGGTTGTGATCGCTGTATGTAAAGCAAAAGCAGTGGAAAAACATGAGCCTTTTGTTGTTATGCCAGAGGATGTAGTTGTCCACAAACGTGGTGAAAAACAATGGAATCGCACTGTATATGATGTTGTCACAGATAACGCGGATGGAAAAGTACATCGAATTGTATTAGGAGAAACAATTAATAAACCTGGTCAATGGTCAGGATATCCACCTCATAAGCATGATGGAGAATTTTATCCAGAGGAACCTAATTTAGAAGAAATCTATCATTATCAGGTGAATCCGCAACAAGGGTTTGGTGTACAGCATCATTACACAAAAGATGGAAACATAGATGTTGCTTATCCGATCCGACATGGCGATAGCTTTGCGATAGATATTGGGTATCATCCTGTTGGAAGCGCGGGTGGATATGAAGTGTACTACCTCTGGTTTATGGCTGGTGAAACGGGTAGAAAACTATATCCATATGAGGACCCAGACCATAAATGGCTACATGATAAATAG